The Sander lucioperca isolate FBNREF2018 chromosome 15, SLUC_FBN_1.2, whole genome shotgun sequence genome window below encodes:
- the cryzl1 gene encoding quinone oxidoreductase-like protein 1 isoform X1: MKGLYCRAGESDAEPKFVIQETSLPEVLGSHLVRVQVKACGLSPVDFKLLDDLGIQRDLIPVGREVAGVVLQVGDKVSFFQPEDEVVGILPLDSPCSGLCDVIEIDEHYLVQKPEKLSSVCVAGALRDGLCAHTALHTHARMAAGHTLLVMDGASSFGLMCIQLACHHGVKVLTTSHSPQKHTFLEQLRPSVGVQDPLVVKVIPVYNGSSDLLPVVLEETGGLGVDIVIDSGVRLHEEESEKTKLLPHKHDIISVLGVGGHWVTSHKDLQLDPPDCRFLYLKSASMTFLNHEVWTASSAQQGRYLHILKDVVEKMSAGVLRPQPEEAVPLYEATVTMATVQRHQKKKAVVQL, translated from the exons ATGAAAGGTTTATACTGCCGAGCTGGTGAGAGTGATGCTGAGCCCAAGTTCGTTATTCAGGAAacg AGTCTTCCAGAGGTTTTAGGCAGCCATCTGGTCCGAGTTCAGGTAAAGGCATGTGGACTCAGCCCAGTGGACTTCAAG CTGCTTGATGACTTGGGGATCCAGAGAGATCTAATTCCTGTTGGCAGAGAGGTGGCCGGGGTCGTCCTGCAAG TGGGCGACAAGGTCTCTTTCTTCCAGCCGGAGGATGAGGTTGTAG GCATTCTGCCTCTGGACTCTCCCTGCTCTGGACTCTGTGATGTCATTGAAATAGATGAACACTAtttag TTCAGAAGCCAGAGAAGCTCAGCTCGGTGTGTGTCGCAGGAGCTCTGCGTGACGGCCTGTGTGCTCACACTgctctacacacacacgctcgcaTGGCAGCCGGACACACACTCCTGGTCATGGACGGAGCCAGC tCTTTTGGCCTTATGTGCATCCAGTTGGCTTGTCACCACGGAGTGAAGGTTTTAACGACGTCACACTCGCCGCAAAAACACACATTCCTGGAGCAGCTTCGGCCCAGCGTAG GTGTTCAGGATCCTTTAGTAG TTAAGGTTATTCCAGTTTATAACGGCTCATCAGACCTGCTGCCAGTGGTTTTGGAGGAGACAGGAGGACTGGGAGTGGATATAGTCATAGACTCTGGAG tacgtCTGCACGAGGAAGAGTCAGAGAAGACGAAGCTCCTCCCACACAAACATGACATCATCAGTGTGCTGGGAGTCGGGGGCCACTGGGTCACATCCCACAAAGACCTGCAG ttGGATCCTCCAGATTGCAGATTCCTGTACTTAAAATCAGCCTCTATGACTTTCCTCAACCATGAAGTGTGGACGGCTTCATCGGCTCAGCAAGGAAGATACCTCC ATATTCTGAAGGACGTTGTGGAGAAGATGTCAGCCGGAGTTCTCAG ACCTCAGCCTGAAGAGGCGGTCCCTCTCTATGAAGCCACGGTTACCATGGCGACTGTCCAGCGTCACCAGAAGAAAAAAGCTGTTGTTCAACTCTGA
- the cryzl1 gene encoding quinone oxidoreductase-like protein 1 isoform X2 codes for MKGLYCRAGESDAEPKFVIQETSLPEVLGSHLVRVQVKACGLSPVDFKLLDDLGIQRDLIPVGREVAGVVLQVGDKVSFFQPEDEVVGILPLDSPCSGLCDVIEIDEHYLVQKPEKLSSVCVAGALRDGLCAHTALHTHARMAAGHTLLVMDGASSFGLMCIQLACHHGVKVLTTSHSPQKHTFLEQLRPSVVKVIPVYNGSSDLLPVVLEETGGLGVDIVIDSGVRLHEEESEKTKLLPHKHDIISVLGVGGHWVTSHKDLQLDPPDCRFLYLKSASMTFLNHEVWTASSAQQGRYLHILKDVVEKMSAGVLRPQPEEAVPLYEATVTMATVQRHQKKKAVVQL; via the exons ATGAAAGGTTTATACTGCCGAGCTGGTGAGAGTGATGCTGAGCCCAAGTTCGTTATTCAGGAAacg AGTCTTCCAGAGGTTTTAGGCAGCCATCTGGTCCGAGTTCAGGTAAAGGCATGTGGACTCAGCCCAGTGGACTTCAAG CTGCTTGATGACTTGGGGATCCAGAGAGATCTAATTCCTGTTGGCAGAGAGGTGGCCGGGGTCGTCCTGCAAG TGGGCGACAAGGTCTCTTTCTTCCAGCCGGAGGATGAGGTTGTAG GCATTCTGCCTCTGGACTCTCCCTGCTCTGGACTCTGTGATGTCATTGAAATAGATGAACACTAtttag TTCAGAAGCCAGAGAAGCTCAGCTCGGTGTGTGTCGCAGGAGCTCTGCGTGACGGCCTGTGTGCTCACACTgctctacacacacacgctcgcaTGGCAGCCGGACACACACTCCTGGTCATGGACGGAGCCAGC tCTTTTGGCCTTATGTGCATCCAGTTGGCTTGTCACCACGGAGTGAAGGTTTTAACGACGTCACACTCGCCGCAAAAACACACATTCCTGGAGCAGCTTCGGCCCAGCGTAG TTAAGGTTATTCCAGTTTATAACGGCTCATCAGACCTGCTGCCAGTGGTTTTGGAGGAGACAGGAGGACTGGGAGTGGATATAGTCATAGACTCTGGAG tacgtCTGCACGAGGAAGAGTCAGAGAAGACGAAGCTCCTCCCACACAAACATGACATCATCAGTGTGCTGGGAGTCGGGGGCCACTGGGTCACATCCCACAAAGACCTGCAG ttGGATCCTCCAGATTGCAGATTCCTGTACTTAAAATCAGCCTCTATGACTTTCCTCAACCATGAAGTGTGGACGGCTTCATCGGCTCAGCAAGGAAGATACCTCC ATATTCTGAAGGACGTTGTGGAGAAGATGTCAGCCGGAGTTCTCAG ACCTCAGCCTGAAGAGGCGGTCCCTCTCTATGAAGCCACGGTTACCATGGCGACTGTCCAGCGTCACCAGAAGAAAAAAGCTGTTGTTCAACTCTGA
- the setd4 gene encoding SET domain-containing protein 4: MRDRGHRAGRAARKRMQKQENVVQSVSLCHQPQYVRLMKFLHRRGFTSTLLQPALFTDTGRGLQALKSIKPGQLVISLPESCLLTTSTVLDSYLGQYIKSWKPRLSPLLALCVFLVCERHRGEASDWFPYIDALPTTYTCPAYFTDDVMAVLPTSVRRRALEQREAVRELHSFNQDFFRSLQPIVSRPVDELLTYEALRWAWCSVNTRSVFMSHPSNSFLFGQDVYALAPFLDLLNHRPDVQVKASFNDTTRCYEIRSVSGTLRYQQAFINYGSHDSQRLMLEYGFVAPCNPNSVVYVDTDLLADVLGGDKSLDQKIKFLRENNFLHNLTVSSEGPSWSLMTALRLLSLPQTLYHHWKAVLLGQVVCEEREERSLQTAKTLCRRLLQDTHTALDKISHLLQHCDQSVREQLDVVKSLRQEERCILGSCLEALEGTARQPDELLSCQPDIDAVS, encoded by the exons ATGAGGGATCGCGGCCATCGGGCTGGACGAGCTGCGAGGAAGAGGATGCAGAAACAAGAGAATGTCGTCCAGTCGG tctctctgtgtcACCAGCCGCAGTATGTGAGGCTGATGAAGTTTCTCCACCGACGGGGTTTCACCTCAACGCTGCTGCAGCCAGCCCTCTTCACTG ACACAGGCAGAGGACTGCAAGCTCTCAAGAGCATCAAG CCTGGCCAGCTGGTCATTTCTCTGCCAGAGTCCTGTCTCCTCACAACCTCAACTGTTCTGGACAGCTACCTGGGACAGTATATcaagag CTGGAAGCCCCGCCTCTCTCCCCTGTTGGCGCTCTGTGTCTTCCTGGTGTGTGAGCGGCACCGAGGAGAGGCCTCTGATTGGTTCCCCTACATCGACGCGCTGCCCACCACTTACACCTGCCCCGCCTATTTCACCGATGATGTCATGGCTGTCCTGCCGACCAGTGTGCGGAGACGGGCTTTAGAGCAGAGGGAGGCGGTGCGAGAACTCCACTCCTTTAATCAAGACTTTTTCAG ATCCCTGCAGCCAATCGTGAGTCGGCCCGTGGATGAGCTGTTGACATATGAAGCATTGAG GTGGGCGTGGTGTAGTGTCAACACACGCTCTGTCTTCATGTCCCACCCATCCAACAGCTTTCTGTTTGGACAGGATGTTTATGCTTTGGCTCCCTTTCTGGACCTGCTCAACCACCGCCCTGACGTGCAG GTAAAAGCAAGTTTCAATGACACGACGAGATGTTATGAAATCAGGAGCGTTTCCGGGACACTCCGCTACCAGCAGGCCTTCATTAACTACGGTTCTCATGATAGCCAGCGCCTGATGCTAGAGTACGGATTTGTCGCCCCCTGCAACCCCAACAGCGTGGTCTATGTGGATACAG ATCTCCTCGCAGACGTTTTAGGAGGTGATAAGAGTTTGGATCAGAAGATCAAGTTTCTCAGAGAGAACAATTTCCTTCA TAATCTCACTGTGTCCAGTGAAGGTCCCAGTTGGAGTCTGATGACGGCTCTCAGACTGTTGTCCCTGCCACAAACACTGTA TCACCACTGGAAGGCAGTGTTGCTCGGCCAGGTGGTgtgtgaagagagagaggagaggagcttGCAGACAGCTAAGACTCTCTGTCGACGACTACTACAAGACACTCACACAGCCCTGGATAag atCTCCCACCTCCTCCAGCATTGTGACCAGTCAGTCAGGGAGCAGCTAGATGTGGTCAAGTCACTGCGACAGGAGGAGAGGTGCATCCTGGGAAGCTGTCTTGAGGCACTGGAAGGCACAGCGAGACAACCAGACGAACTCTTGTCATGCCAACCTGATATTGACGCTGTGAGCTGA
- the cbr1 gene encoding carbonyl reductase [NADPH] 1 — protein MSTKVAIVTGSNKGIGLAIVRALCKDYKGDVYLTARDVGRGQEAVQTLASDGLTAMFHQLDINDINSITAAAAYFKEKYGGVDVLVNNAGIAFKEADTAPFAVQAEVTLKTNFFATRDMLTHFMPLIKAGGRVVNVSSFVGSRTLNKCSAALQQRFRSEDITEEELVGLMQQFVDLAKKGEHQKGGWPDTAYGTSKTGLTTLSMILARRLSKERPNDGILLNACCPGWVRTDMAGPKAPKSPEEGAITPVYLALLPPGATDPHGKFVSDKEVQPW, from the exons ATGTCTACCAAGGTGGCCATTGTAACGGGCAGCAACAAGGGCATCGGGCTGGCCATCGTCCGAGCTCTCTGCAAAGACTACAAAGGAGACGTTTACCTGACCGCCAGAGATGT CGGCCGTGGTCAGGAAGCAGTGCAGACTCTGGCCTCAGACGGACTGACGGCCATGTTTCACCAGCTGGACATCAACGACATAAACAGCATCACGGCCGCCGCTGCTTACTTTAAAGAGAAGTATGGAGGAGTCGACGTCCTCGTCAATAATGCCGGGATAGCATTCAAAG AGGCAGACACGGCTCCATTTGCAGTCCAGGCAGAGGTGACCCTCAAGACCAACTTCTTCGCCACCAGAGACATGTTGACTCACTTCATGCCGCTCATTAAAGCTGGAG gtCGTGTGGTGAACGTCTCCAGCTTCGTCGGCTCCCGCACTTTGAACAAGTGCAGCGCGGCGCTCCAGCAGCGTTTCCGCAGCGAGGACATCACAGAGGAGGAGCTGGTGGGGCTGATGCAGCAGTTTGTTGACCTGGCCAAGAAGGGCGAGCACCAGAAGGGCGGCTGGCCTGACACGGCGTATGGAACATCCAAGACTGGACTTACG acCCTGTCCATGATCCTGGCTCGTCGTCTGTCCAAGGAGAGACCGAATGACGGG ATCTTGCTGAACGCCTGCTGTCCAGGCTGGGTGCGCACTGACATGGCTGGTCCGAAAGCCCCCAAGTCACCAGAGGAGGGCGCTATCACTCCGGTCTACCTGGCCCTGCTGCCGCCCGGAGCCACGGACCCTCACGGAAAGTTTGTCTCTGATAAAGAAGTTCAGCCGTGGTGA